The Colletes latitarsis isolate SP2378_abdomen chromosome 1, iyColLati1, whole genome shotgun sequence genome has a segment encoding these proteins:
- the LOC143341979 gene encoding uncharacterized protein LOC143341979 — protein sequence MGGMTQRSWTPTKRRGPIAAEYTSPGPACVTLPPLIGKTVPDSKRGRAPAFSFGSRHSAKNNSPGPGPGQYNVSGLSAKGKDAAPASSLHGRTKSTKEEPTPAPGDYNPEKAEKVILDSSPKFSFGIKTQTEKISCTPAPSDYCTEKVTLDKAPEYSFGVKPVLEKPSDIPAPGAYCPEKVRLDNTPQFTFGLRPPLEKPSDTPAPGTYSPEKVNLDKGPQYSLTGKGRIEKPDNTPAPGTYCPENLKLDRAPQFSFGLRTPLEKTNDTPAPGTYYPEKVNLGKGPQYSLSGKAPPEKPNDNPAPGTYSPEKVNLNRGPQFSLSGKGLPEKLNDNPAPGTYSPEKVNLDKGPQYSLSGRGTPEKPNDNPAPGTYSPEKVNFDKSPEYSFGLKAFVDKPNDVPAPGSYHPEKVNLNKSPRYSFGVKTDIHETDSLPGPGEYSPEKAMLLLEKALRFTFGLRTSINRPDDIPAPNVYNIPSALGGTKEGNKKTAPAYSISGRQKVFTDDRVLVPGPGTYEAVKPDAVRMKSPAYSISSRYQLPDDHSQVPGPGAHCPEKVVLDIPPAHSFGIRHSPYICNLKDVVY from the exons ATGGGCGGCATGACGCAGAGATCATGGACACCCACTAAAAGACGGGGCCCCATCGCTGCAGAATATACCAGTCCAGGTCCAGCTTGTGTAACTTTGCCCCCGCTGATTG GGAAAACCGTTCCCGATTCAAAGCGGGGCAGAGCACCAGCCTTCTCTTTTGGCAGCAG ACATTCAGCAAAAAACAACAGTCCTGGACCAGGCCCTGGTCAATACAATGTTTCTGGACTTAGCGCGAAAG GAAAAGATGCAGCACCGGCGTCGTCTTTGCACGGCCGCACGAAATCCACGAAAGAGGAACCGACACCAGCACCGGGCGAttacaatccggaaaaagctgaAAAGGTCATTCTAGACAGTTCGCCAAAATTCTCGTTCGGCATCAAAACACAAACCGAGAAAATCAGCTGCACGCCTG CACCGAGCGACTATTGCACTGAAAAGGTGACTCTCGACAAAGCCCCCGAGTACAGTTTCGGCGTAAAACCTGTATTGGAGAAACCGAGCGATATTCCTG CACCGGGAGCTTATTGCCCAGAAAAGGTAAGATTGGACAACACACCGCAATTCACCTTCGGACTTAGACCTCCTCTCGAAAAGCCAAGTGATACTCCag CACCTGGCACCTACAGTCCTGAAAAAGTCAACTTGGACAAGGGTCCTCAATATAGTCTCACAGGAAAGGGTCGTATAGAGAAACCGGACAACACTCCTG cgCCAGGTacgtactgcccagaaaacttaaaATTGGATAGGGCACCGCAATTTTCTTTTGGACTGAGGACCCCCCTTGAGAAAACGAATGATACTCCAg CCCCTGGTACTTACTATCCCGAAAAAGTTAATTTGGGCAAGGGTCCCCAATATAGTTTGAGCGGGAAGGCTCCTCCTGAAAAACCAAACGATAACCCCG CACCGGGAACATACAGTCCGGAAAAAGTAAATTTAAATAGAGGTCCTCAATTCAGTTTGTCTGGTAAAGGGTTACCAGAAAAACTCAATGACAATCCAG CGCCGGGAACATATAGTCCTGAGAAGGTAAATTTAGATAAAGGGCCTCAATACAGTTTATCTGGACGTGGtacaccagaaaaacctaacGACAATCCAG CTCCTGGCACCTATtctccagaaaaagtcaattttGATAAGTCTCCCGAGTATTCTTTCGGCTTAAAGGCATTCGTCGACAAACCTAACGATGTACCTG CGCCTGGAAGTTACCATCCGGAAAAGGTAAATCTAAACAAATCTCCTCGATACAGCTTTGGCGTTAAAACCGATATACACGAAACAGATTCTCTACCAG GTCCGGGcgaatacagtccagaaaaagctatGCTTTTATTGGAAAAAGCATTACGATTTACTTTCGGTCTCAGGACAAGTATAAATAGACCAGACGATATTCCAG CTCCAAATGTTTACAACATTCCTTCTGCTCTTGGTGGAACGAAGGAGGGCAACAAGAAAACGGCACCGGCTTATTCGATTTCCGGTAGACAGAAAGTCTTCACGGATGATCGTGTTTTGGTTCCCGGACCTGGAACGTACGAAGCCGTAAAGCCAGACGCAGTTAGAATGAAAAGTCCCGCTTATAGCATAAGTTCTCGCTATCAGCTGCCTGACGATCATTCACAGGTTCCAGGACCCGGAGCACACTGTCCAGAAAAA GTAGTTCTTGATATTCCTCCAGCACATTCGTTTGGCATTAGACACTCACCGTATATATGCAACCTGAAGGACGTTGTTTATTAA
- the Pain gene encoding transient receptor potential cation channel family member painless, protein MDSEDEFLHLLHDYISPPMKYKQLLDCILSKDIKTFKNLVEQNLKNQPTININHAYQDRSAETCLDIACKNGLPEFVQFLLEKGANVNRINKAHNRGPIHFATENGHTNVLGVLLDEPTINPNLEAGQRTALHMAVKRKDLKCMKLLLEKGASPNIPNNKGLTALHMAAMNGERDMVDLILQNSRHVLDLDYYKDYNDQSTRDVLQKEFPDISLPSAQKRSAKVHDLKYYLNANDEKNFLKCLEIVENDVVNNVAEDLLEMAAERNFKVTITELLKRVKGTGCNLEKAANLAIQRGSADILRQILDTDPAIGNNLLLNACLELGMPGKGNSEDMSNRLECLKLILDREDVDVQCTDNKGNTPLHYAARADCREAVTLLLKKGSYIGHMNNFGVPPIADISMSTLSQYFDDCIQTRKERTTECTIEFNYKSLMPHGTVGNAEYQDKSVINHQNREMDIFQYIADNSNLKYLLKHPLLSSFLYLKWHRIRHILYLNFAFYVLVYLLLNTYILNATYQNVDINSNVTTYSNALSISTFIAMNLLAIREILQLISTPCRYMSDFENLLEMMLVFLWYAIFLGAGAQVAAVIILLSAWELVVLIGQYPRMSTGIEMFKTVSLNFMRFLFLYALLILAFAMAFFTLFKDSDNDNFPDPGHSLFKTIIMLTGEFDADEIPFVSYPILSHLVFVLFVFFIAIVLFNLLNGLAVSDTADILGKAELVGLVARIRRIAYIENLAVRAPTVHGPHCLLCHGFLHSWGYKPLTFLVKKILLFPNYLKNGKLHVKLHDNLETFDNRIYYKKRTDPDSKDKVFPTFNMDPHVIKQAKKILSKRGQESDTEKMICELRKIKEILSMRCQDTEKMFCELRKVKENLDALKEFIENNNLHVRKDDEN, encoded by the exons ATGGATTCCGAGGACGAGTTTCTGCACCTCCTACACGATTACATCTCACCTCCTATGAAGTACAAACAGCTTCTGGACTGTATACTTTCAAAAGACATAAAAACCTTCAAAAACCTCGTCGAACAAAATTTAAAGAACCAACCCACCATCAACATAAACCACGCTTACCAGGATCGATCCGCGGAGACGTGCCTGGACATCGCCTGTAAAAATGGACTTCCAGAGTTCGTACAGTTCCTGTTGGAAAAGGGGGCGAACGTTAACAGGATCAACAAGGCCCACAACCGTGGACCGATTCATTTCGCCACGGAAAACGGGCACACGAACGTCCTCGGCGTCCTTCTGGACGAACCGACGATAAATCCGAACTTGGAGGCAGGTCAACGAACCGCGCTACACATGGCGGTAAAGAGAAAAGACTTGAAGTGCATGAAATTGCTTCTGGAAAAAGGAGCAagtcctaatatacctaataacAAAGGTCTGACAGCCCTTCATATGGCAGCTATGAATGGCGAGAGGGATATGGTCGACTTGATTCTGCAAAACTCCAGACACGTCCTGGACTTGGACTATTACAAAGACTACAACGACCAGTCGACCAGAGACGTTCTGCAAAAAGAATTCCCCGACATTTCACTACCCTCTGCTCAGAAAAGGAGCGCGAAGGTTCACGATCTTAAGTATTACCTCAATGCAAACGATGAGAAGAACTTTTTGAAGTGTCTAGAAATCGTTGAGAACGATGTGGTGAATAACGTGGCCGAGGATCTGCTAGAGATGGCCGCCGAACGGAACTTCAAAGTCACGATCACCGAACTGTTGAAAAGGGTAAAAGGCACCGGTTGCAACTTGGAAAAGGCCGCGAATTTGGCGATTCAACGTGGTTCGGCCGACATTCTTCGTCAAATACTGGACACGGACCCCGCGATTGGGAATAATTTACTCTTGAACGCCTGTCTTGAATTGGGCATGCCTGGAAAAGGAAACtcggaggatatgtctaatcgaTTGGAGTGtctaaagttgattcttgatagAGAGGACGTAGACGTTCAATGCACGGATA ACAAAGGGAATACTCCGCTACATTACGCAGCCAGAGCCGACTGTCGCGAAGCGGTGACATTGCTGCTCAAAAAAGGAAGTTACATTGGTCACATGAACAATTTCGGTGTACCGCCCATTGCTGATATCTCCATGTCCACTTTGTCCCAGTATTTTGACGACtgcatacagaccagaaaagaaCGAACAACAGAATGTACGATCGAATTCAACTACAAATCCTTGATGCCCCATGGCACGGTAGGTAATGCAGAATACCAAGACAAAAGCGTCATCAATCATCAAAATCGAGAAATGGATATTTTCCAATATATCGCTGACAACAGCAACTTAAAGTACTTGCTGAAGCATCCGCTTTTATCTTCGTTTCTATACCTCAAATGGCACAGAATAAGGCACATATTATACCTGAACTTCGCCTTCTACGTTCTCGTTTACTTGTTACTGAACACTTATATTTTAAATGCGACTTACCAAAACGTAGACATTAACTCGaacgtgacgacttactcgaATGCCTTGAGTATCTCCACATTTATCGCCATGAATCTCCTCGCTATCAGAGAGATCCTTCAGTTAATCTCGACGCCATGCCGCTACATGTCGGATTTCGAAAATTTGCTAGAAATGATGCTTGTATTTCTATGGTATGCAATATTTTTGGGTGCAGGCGCCCAAGTCGCCGCTGTGATAATATTATTATCCGCTTGGGAATTGGTGGTTCTAATCGGCCAATACCCACGCATGTCGACTGGCATCGAAATGTTCAAAACGGTATCCTTGAACTTCATGCGTTTTCTCTTCCTTTATGCATTATTGATTCTGGCTTTTGCGATGGCCTTCTTCACTCTCTTCAAGGACAGCGACAACGACAACTTTCCAGACCCCGGTCACTCATTGTTCAAGACCATTATTATGCTTACGGGAGAGTTCGACGCAGATGAGATACCTTTCGTATCGTATCCGATTTTGAGTCACCTGGTGTTCGTGCTATTCGTTTTCTTCATTGCCATAGTATTATTCAACTTACTAAATGGTCTGGCCGTCAGCGATACTGCTGATATTCTTGGTAAAGCGGAATTGGTTGGGCTGGTCGCTAGAATAAGACGAATTGCGTATATTGAAAATTTGGCGGTTCGCGCTCCAACCGTCCACGGGCCTCACTGTTTGTTGTGCCATGGTTTCCTACATTCCTGGGGATATAAGCCATTAACGTTCCTGGTCAAAAAGATACTCCTTTTCccgaattatttgaaaaatggtAAACTGCATGTCAAACTGCACGATAATCTGGAAACGTTCGATAATAGAATATATTATAAGAAACGAACTGACCCCGATTCTAAGGATAAAGTATTTCCTACCTTCAACATGGATCCTCATGTTATAAAGCAagctaaaaaaattctttcaaaGAGAGGCCAAGAATCGGATACTGAAAAGATGATCTGTGAATTGAGGAAAATAAAAGAGATTCTTTCAATGAGATGCCAAGATACTGAAAAAATGTTCTGTGAATtgagaaaagtgaaagaaaattTGGATGCCCTAAAAGAATTCATTGAAAACAATAATTTGCATGTTAGAAAAGATGATGAAAATTAA
- the LOC143340187 gene encoding uncharacterized protein LOC143340187 — MKKYATCARSKTYPYKATVNTEENQATDLQKFSTRIMCSANITRQNLNQRSNISTTSDDDDEFFQKLKSEIDKDLLSHSKENYKPNTNYQDTALLKKKRPIIDEETQNVIKRFKKDAKHTNFSQTLGGKNNMQSNYVVKTHDVSTNTVAESRRRKDTFTSNILNENLRDPLNKYILQMSSKVQQNDVLPLSTNEAAVTCIEYEEFQFYTMTYLTPPNNNLNEDN, encoded by the exons ATGAAAAAGTATGCAACATGTGCAAGATCTAAAACTTACCCATATAAAGCTACTGTAAATACCGAAGAAAATCAAGCAACAGATTTACAGAAATTTAGTACAa GAATCATGTGTTCTGCTAATATTACCAGACAGAATTTAAATCAAAGATCAAACATTTCAACTACGTCAGACGATGATGACGAATTTTTTCAAAAGTTAAAATCTGAAATAGACAAAGATCTTTTATC ACATTCAAAAGAAAACTACAAGCCGAACACTAACTATCAAGATACagcattattgaaaaaaaaaagacctaTAATCGACGAAGAAACTCAAAATGTAATTAAAAGATTTAAGAAGGATGCAAAGCATACAAATTTCTCGCAAACATTAGGCGGCAAAAATAATATGCAATCTAATTATGTTGTTAAGACACATGATGTATCAACAAATACAGTTGCTGAAAGTAGGCGACGGAAAGATACATTTACGTCTaacattttaaatgaaaatctCAG AGATCCTCTGAATAAATACATACTTCAAATGAGTTCAAAGGTACAACAGAACGACGTTTTACCTTTATCTACAAACGAAGCAGCCGTTACTTGTATAGAGTATGAAGAATTTCAGTTTTATACAATGACATATCTTACTCCtccaaataataatttaaacgaggataattga
- the LOC143341916 gene encoding gamma-tubulin complex component 2 isoform X1, giving the protein MSEFKLHHLVVELIGLLGSTSAPEKHVEKLQKEGIPTSASALTIVASQSSIRNLAKSSPVPELFLQKYEELKAKKIDLLGLFIQVLELISEDKKLKNYLARQVLALASNSSENAAITTEDLPQICKNVIKAAVEGEKKLNKHVGAIAKKTESSMIKHNWIHERPRMTWDFYNESGISPCQKVVPVASQESVLLWDLLYCLKGIDGSYIVSEPLTSPYAVKTFSISSDVCISYKQMSQQILPLASHYSMAARFVEEKVLPEDGQVNHALRGAIKSLLRDYLLFIVQLETEHIRGKLNLQKLWFYIQPTIIAMSILFQITSTICKANAKGGKVLSLLHEQANNISGEAKFKELCMFLIQAASIPYMQILEKWVYKGVICDPYEEFFVEDNELIQREELPIDYSADYWEKRYTMRSERIPTFLNEHAQTILRTGKYFNVIRQCGKTIQWGKQEPLVYQHQGQKYIATIDRAYFEAAKTLLEVLIHENDLMGRLRSVKNYFLLAQGDFVVQFMNLCETELNKSMYDIVIHRLASLLEVALRMSTADSDPYKDDLKPELLPYDLQFQMFRILSIQTRDEKEYYFQNDKTLTGLEAFVFNYDVKWPVSLILNRKAIACYQMLFRHLFYCKYIERRLCRVWIGNKIAKTFTHNVAMSYRKAFSLRQRMLDCIQHLAYYMMVEVIEPNWLTFINKMNKVSNVDDVLSVHQSLQDSYLKECMLTDPDLLGFITGICAACIDFCNFMERMSPYYIDAELTSMIGAYQEDVYDFEDENGDITKENAGSFEETIISLDDKFTQVLVRFLDRICDLGYDNNNEKLLNVFCRLDFNSFYTNILIRRGREKTTIQEEVSG; this is encoded by the exons ATGAGTGAGTTTAAATTGCATCATTTAGTGGTTGAATTGATTGGACTATTAGG GTCAACTTCTGCACCTGAAAAACATGTAGAAAAATTACAGAAAGAAGGTATACCTACAAGTGCAAGTGCTTTGACTATTGTTGCTTCGCAAAGTtctattcgtaatttagcaaaaagTTCTCCAGTTCCTGAATTATTTCTTCAAAAATATGAAGAATTAAAAGCAAAAAA gaTAGATTTATTGGGATTATTTATACAAGTCTTGGAACTCATATCTGaagataaaaaattgaaaaattacttgGCTAGACAAGTATTGGCATTAGCATCAAATTCTAGTGAAAATGCTGCCATTACTACAGAAGATTTACCAcag ATATGTAAAAATGTAATcaaggctgctgtggaaggagaaaaaaaattaaataagcaTGTAGGTGCAATTGCAAAGAAAACAGAGTCGTCTATGATAAAGCACAACTGGATTCATGAGAGACCTCGAATGACTTGGGACTTCTATAATGAGTCTGGCATATCACCATGTCAAA aGGTTGTGCCTGTTGCATCTCAGGAATCTGTATTACTTTGGGATCTTTTGTACTGTTTAAAGGGTATAGACGGGTCTTATATAGTTTCTGAACCGTTAACAAGTCCGTATGCGGTGAAAACGTTTAGCATATCTTCAGATGTTT GTATATCGTATAAACAAATGTCACAACAAATATTACCTCTTGCATCACACTACTCCATGGCAGCCAGATTCGTTGAGGAAAAAGTTTTACCTGAAGATGGACAAGTAAATCATGCTTTGAGAGGAGCTATAAAAAGTTTACTGAGAGATTACTTA ctaTTTATTGTACAATTGGAAACAGAGCATATCCGTGGCAAATTAAATTTACAGAAATTGTGGTTTTATATACAGCCCACTATAATTGCAATGTCTATTCTCTTCCAAATTACATCCACTATATGCAAG GCAAACGCGAAAGGTGGGAAAGTACTTAGTCTTCTGCACGAGCAAGCAAATAATATTAGTGGCGAGGCAAAGTTTAAAGAATTATGTATGTTTCTTATACAAGCAGCAAGCATTCCTTATATGCAAATATTAGAAAAATGGGTGTACAAAGGTGTAATATGTGACCCATATGAAGAG TTTTTTGTGGAAGATAATGAATTAATTCAAAGAGAGGAATTGCCTATAGATTATTCTGCGGATTATTGGGAAAAAAGATATACTATGAGGTCAGAGAGAATTCCCACGTTTCTTAATGAGCATGCACAAACAATTTTAAgaactgggaaatattttaatgtaatTAGACAGTGTG GTAAAACAATTCAATGGGGAAAACAAGAACCTTTAGTCTATCAACATCAAGGACAGAAATATATAGCTACTATCGATAGAGCATATTTTGAAGCAGCAAAAACTTTATTAGAAGTTCTCATACATGAAAATGATTTAATGGGACGACTTCGTagcgtgaaaaattattttcttcttgcACAAGGAGATTTTGTA GTTCAATTCATGAATCTGTGTGAAACAGAATTAAATAAAAGTATGTACGATATTGTCATCCATCGATTGGCATCTCTTCTTGAAGTCGCGTTGCGTATGTCCACTGCAGATTCAGATCCGTACAAAGATGATTTAAAACCTGAACTTTTACCATATGATCTTCAGTTTCAAATGTTTAGAATACTttcaattcaaaccagagacgaGAAAG AGTATTATTTTCAAAATGACAAAACATTAACCGGTTTAGAAGCGTTTGTATTTAACTATGACGTCAAGTGGCCTGTTTCTTTAATACTTAATAGGAAAGCGATTGCTTGCTATCAAATGCTATTCAGACACTTATTTTATTGCAAATACATTGAAAGGCGCTTATGCAG agtatggATTGGTAATAAAATCGCAAAAACTTTTACTCATAACGTGGCAATGTCGTATAGAAAAGCATTTTCATTACGGCAACGAATGCTCGATTGTATTCAACATCTGGCGTATTATATGATGGTTGAGGTTATAGAACCAAATTGGCtcacatttataaataaaatgaatAAG GTCAGTAACGTGGACGATGTTTTGAGCGTACACCAAAGCTTACAAGATAGTTACCTGAAGGAGTGCATGCTAACAGATCCAGATCTTCTTGGCTTCATCACGGGTATCTGTGCCGCCTGTAtcgatttttgtaatttcatggAG CGTATGAGCCCATACTACATTGACGCCGAATTGACTTCCATGATTGGTGCCTATCAGGAAGATGTCTATGATTTTGAG GATGAAAATGGAGACATAACTAAGGAAAATGCTGGTAGCTTTGAAGAAACAATTATATCACTGGATGATAAATTTACCCAAGTATTAGTACGTTTTCTAGATCGAATTTGTGATTTAGGATATgacaacaataatgaaaaactcCTAAATGTTTTTTGTAG gcTAGATTTCAATTCATTTTATACCAACATTTTGATACGACGTGGAAGAGAGAAAACAACAATACAGGAAGAGGTTTCGGGTTAA
- the LOC143341916 gene encoding gamma-tubulin complex component 2 isoform X2 translates to MSEFKLHHLVVELIGLLGSTSAPEKHVEKLQKEGIPTSASALTIVASQSSIRNLAKSSPVPELFLQKYEELKAKKIDLLGLFIQVLELISEDKKLKNYLARQVLALASNSSENAAITTEDLPQICKNVIKAAVEGEKKLNKHVGAIAKKTESSMIKHNWIHERPRMTWDFYNESGISPCQKVVPVASQESVLLWDLLYCLKGIDGSYIVSEPLTSPYAVKTFSISSDVCISYKQMSQQILPLASHYSMAARFVEEKVLPEDGQVNHALRGAIKSLLRDYLLFIVQLETEHIRGKLNLQKLWFYIQPTIIAMSILFQITSTICKANAKGGKVLSLLHEQANNISGEAKFKELCMFLIQAASIPYMQILEKWVYKGVICDPYEEFFVEDNELIQREELPIDYSADYWEKRYTMRSERIPTFLNEHAQTILRTGKYFNVIRQCGKTIQWGKQEPLVYQHQGQKYIATIDRAYFEAAKTLLEVLIHENDLMGRLRSVKNYFLLAQGDFVVQFMNLCETELNKSMYDIVIHRLASLLEVALRMSTADSDPYKDDLKPELLPYDLQFQMFRILSIQTRDEKEYYFQNDKTLTGLEAFVFNYDVKWPVSLILNRKAIACYQMLFRHLFYCKYIERRLCRVWIGNKIAKTFTHNVAMSYRKAFSLRQRMLDCIQHLAYYMMVEVIEPNWLTFINKMNKVSNVDDVLSVHQSLQDSYLKECMLTDPDLLGFITGICAACIDFCNFMEDENGDITKENAGSFEETIISLDDKFTQVLVRFLDRICDLGYDNNNEKLLNVFCRLDFNSFYTNILIRRGREKTTIQEEVSG, encoded by the exons ATGAGTGAGTTTAAATTGCATCATTTAGTGGTTGAATTGATTGGACTATTAGG GTCAACTTCTGCACCTGAAAAACATGTAGAAAAATTACAGAAAGAAGGTATACCTACAAGTGCAAGTGCTTTGACTATTGTTGCTTCGCAAAGTtctattcgtaatttagcaaaaagTTCTCCAGTTCCTGAATTATTTCTTCAAAAATATGAAGAATTAAAAGCAAAAAA gaTAGATTTATTGGGATTATTTATACAAGTCTTGGAACTCATATCTGaagataaaaaattgaaaaattacttgGCTAGACAAGTATTGGCATTAGCATCAAATTCTAGTGAAAATGCTGCCATTACTACAGAAGATTTACCAcag ATATGTAAAAATGTAATcaaggctgctgtggaaggagaaaaaaaattaaataagcaTGTAGGTGCAATTGCAAAGAAAACAGAGTCGTCTATGATAAAGCACAACTGGATTCATGAGAGACCTCGAATGACTTGGGACTTCTATAATGAGTCTGGCATATCACCATGTCAAA aGGTTGTGCCTGTTGCATCTCAGGAATCTGTATTACTTTGGGATCTTTTGTACTGTTTAAAGGGTATAGACGGGTCTTATATAGTTTCTGAACCGTTAACAAGTCCGTATGCGGTGAAAACGTTTAGCATATCTTCAGATGTTT GTATATCGTATAAACAAATGTCACAACAAATATTACCTCTTGCATCACACTACTCCATGGCAGCCAGATTCGTTGAGGAAAAAGTTTTACCTGAAGATGGACAAGTAAATCATGCTTTGAGAGGAGCTATAAAAAGTTTACTGAGAGATTACTTA ctaTTTATTGTACAATTGGAAACAGAGCATATCCGTGGCAAATTAAATTTACAGAAATTGTGGTTTTATATACAGCCCACTATAATTGCAATGTCTATTCTCTTCCAAATTACATCCACTATATGCAAG GCAAACGCGAAAGGTGGGAAAGTACTTAGTCTTCTGCACGAGCAAGCAAATAATATTAGTGGCGAGGCAAAGTTTAAAGAATTATGTATGTTTCTTATACAAGCAGCAAGCATTCCTTATATGCAAATATTAGAAAAATGGGTGTACAAAGGTGTAATATGTGACCCATATGAAGAG TTTTTTGTGGAAGATAATGAATTAATTCAAAGAGAGGAATTGCCTATAGATTATTCTGCGGATTATTGGGAAAAAAGATATACTATGAGGTCAGAGAGAATTCCCACGTTTCTTAATGAGCATGCACAAACAATTTTAAgaactgggaaatattttaatgtaatTAGACAGTGTG GTAAAACAATTCAATGGGGAAAACAAGAACCTTTAGTCTATCAACATCAAGGACAGAAATATATAGCTACTATCGATAGAGCATATTTTGAAGCAGCAAAAACTTTATTAGAAGTTCTCATACATGAAAATGATTTAATGGGACGACTTCGTagcgtgaaaaattattttcttcttgcACAAGGAGATTTTGTA GTTCAATTCATGAATCTGTGTGAAACAGAATTAAATAAAAGTATGTACGATATTGTCATCCATCGATTGGCATCTCTTCTTGAAGTCGCGTTGCGTATGTCCACTGCAGATTCAGATCCGTACAAAGATGATTTAAAACCTGAACTTTTACCATATGATCTTCAGTTTCAAATGTTTAGAATACTttcaattcaaaccagagacgaGAAAG AGTATTATTTTCAAAATGACAAAACATTAACCGGTTTAGAAGCGTTTGTATTTAACTATGACGTCAAGTGGCCTGTTTCTTTAATACTTAATAGGAAAGCGATTGCTTGCTATCAAATGCTATTCAGACACTTATTTTATTGCAAATACATTGAAAGGCGCTTATGCAG agtatggATTGGTAATAAAATCGCAAAAACTTTTACTCATAACGTGGCAATGTCGTATAGAAAAGCATTTTCATTACGGCAACGAATGCTCGATTGTATTCAACATCTGGCGTATTATATGATGGTTGAGGTTATAGAACCAAATTGGCtcacatttataaataaaatgaatAAG GTCAGTAACGTGGACGATGTTTTGAGCGTACACCAAAGCTTACAAGATAGTTACCTGAAGGAGTGCATGCTAACAGATCCAGATCTTCTTGGCTTCATCACGGGTATCTGTGCCGCCTGTAtcgatttttgtaatttcatggAG GATGAAAATGGAGACATAACTAAGGAAAATGCTGGTAGCTTTGAAGAAACAATTATATCACTGGATGATAAATTTACCCAAGTATTAGTACGTTTTCTAGATCGAATTTGTGATTTAGGATATgacaacaataatgaaaaactcCTAAATGTTTTTTGTAG gcTAGATTTCAATTCATTTTATACCAACATTTTGATACGACGTGGAAGAGAGAAAACAACAATACAGGAAGAGGTTTCGGGTTAA